In one window of uncultured Draconibacterium sp. DNA:
- the rplV gene encoding 50S ribosomal protein L22, protein MGARKRLAAEKRKEEKKQQYFAVLRNCPTSPRKMRLVADMIRGMEVNKALDVLKYSSKEASRRVEKLLLSAIANWQAKNEGVRLEESELYVSQIMVDSGRILKRLRPAPQGRAHRIRKRSNHVTIYVDSKESVVEENLN, encoded by the coding sequence ATGGGTGCCAGAAAAAGACTAGCAGCTGAGAAAAGAAAAGAAGAGAAAAAACAACAATATTTTGCTGTTTTACGCAACTGCCCTACATCTCCCAGGAAAATGAGGCTTGTAGCCGATATGATCCGCGGAATGGAGGTTAATAAAGCCTTAGATGTATTGAAGTATTCTTCAAAAGAAGCATCACGCAGGGTAGAGAAACTTTTGCTTTCAGCCATTGCCAATTGGCAAGCTAAAAACGAAGGAGTTCGTTTAGAGGAAAGTGAACTTTACGTATCACAAATCATGGTAGATTCAGGTCGTATTTTGAAACGTTTACGCCCGGCTCCCCAGGGTCGCGCACACCGTATCAGAAAACGCTCGAATCACGTGACTATTTACGTAGATAGTAAGGAAAGTGTTGTTGAAGAAAACCTTAATTAA
- the rpsS gene encoding 30S ribosomal protein S19, whose amino-acid sequence MSRSLKKGPFIDFKLERKVVAMNESNKKSVVKTWARASVISPDFVGHTIAVHNGNKFIPVYVTENMVGHRLGEFAPTRTFRGHAGNKKR is encoded by the coding sequence ATGAGTCGTTCATTAAAAAAAGGCCCATTTATCGATTTCAAGTTAGAACGTAAAGTTGTAGCTATGAATGAATCGAACAAAAAATCGGTTGTGAAAACCTGGGCCAGAGCATCAGTAATTTCTCCTGATTTTGTAGGACACACTATTGCAGTACATAATGGAAACAAGTTCATCCCGGTTTATGTCACCGAAAACATGGTGGGACACCGTTTGGGCGAATTTGCTCCAACCCGTACATTCAGGGGGCATGCTGGTAATAAGAAAAGATAG
- the rplB gene encoding 50S ribosomal protein L2, whose product MAVRKLKPVTPGQRHKVIGAFDTITASTPEKSLLEPIKKSGGRNNQGRMTMRYIGGGHKRKYRIIDFMRDKDGVAAVVDSIQYDPNRTARIALLKYEDGEKRYMIAPNGLQVGQTVKSGTGIEPEVGNCLPLAEIPLGTLVHNIELHPGQGGVMARSAGAYAQLTSRDGKYAILKLPSGESRMVLTSCRATVGTVGNTEHNIEKSGKAGRSRWLGRRPRVRGVVMNPVDHPMGGGEGKNSGGHPRSRKGLLAKGYKTRSKKKASNKYIVERRKK is encoded by the coding sequence ATGGCAGTAAGAAAACTGAAACCAGTAACTCCGGGTCAAAGGCACAAAGTAATTGGCGCTTTTGATACCATTACTGCATCTACGCCTGAAAAATCATTGTTAGAGCCCATTAAAAAGTCCGGTGGTCGTAATAACCAGGGACGAATGACAATGAGGTATATAGGCGGGGGACATAAACGCAAATACCGTATTATCGACTTTATGCGCGATAAAGACGGTGTTGCAGCTGTTGTCGATTCAATTCAGTACGATCCAAACCGTACTGCTCGCATCGCTCTTCTGAAATACGAAGACGGTGAAAAACGTTACATGATTGCGCCTAACGGGTTGCAAGTTGGCCAAACTGTAAAGAGCGGTACTGGAATCGAACCTGAAGTTGGGAATTGTCTTCCCCTGGCTGAAATACCTCTTGGTACTTTGGTTCATAACATTGAACTTCATCCCGGACAGGGTGGAGTTATGGCGCGTAGTGCAGGTGCTTATGCACAATTGACCTCACGTGATGGCAAATATGCAATTTTAAAATTGCCATCAGGCGAATCTCGTATGGTACTTACGTCCTGCAGGGCTACAGTAGGTACGGTTGGAAATACAGAACATAACATCGAGAAATCGGGTAAAGCCGGTCGCTCTCGTTGGTTAGGAAGAAGACCTCGTGTTCGTGGTGTTGTAATGAACCCTGTCGATCACCCAATGGGTGGTGGTGAAGGCAAAAATTCAGGAGGACACCCAAGATCACGTAAAGGTTTGCTTGCGAAAGGTTATAAAACCCGTTCGAAGAAAAAAGCTTCCAACAAGTATATTGTAGAACGTAGGAAAAAATAG
- the rplW gene encoding 50S ribosomal protein L23 has protein sequence MEILVKPLVTEKMTDQSERFNRYGFVVARNASKPEIKKAVEDLYNVSVENVNTMVYGGKVKSRYTKGGIITGKTAAYKKAIVTLVEGDSIDFYSNI, from the coding sequence ATGGAAATTTTAGTAAAACCATTAGTTACAGAAAAAATGACCGACCAGTCGGAACGTTTTAACCGTTACGGTTTTGTGGTAGCTCGCAATGCAAGTAAACCTGAGATTAAAAAAGCGGTTGAAGATCTTTACAACGTTTCGGTTGAAAACGTAAACACCATGGTTTATGGTGGTAAAGTAAAATCGAGATACACCAAAGGCGGTATTATTACCGGTAAAACAGCGGCATACAAAAAAGCCATTGTTACTTTGGTCGAAGGAGATAGTATTGACTTTTATAGTAATATATAA
- the rplD gene encoding 50S ribosomal protein L4 produces MELSVLNIEGKETGKKVTLNDQIFGIEPSDHAIYLDVKQYMANQRQGTSQSKERGEITGSTKKIKRQKGTGTARAGSIKSPLFRGGGTIFGPRPRNYGFKLNKKVKQLARKSALTYKASEKSIVVIEDFNFEAPKTKEMVALQSNLQIAEKKALFVLPTENNNIYLSSRNLQDVSVVTASELSTYQILNAKAIVLCEGSVAKIEEAFKL; encoded by the coding sequence ATGGAACTAAGTGTACTGAATATAGAAGGAAAAGAAACCGGAAAGAAAGTCACTTTAAACGACCAGATTTTCGGTATTGAGCCCAGCGACCACGCCATTTATTTGGATGTAAAGCAATACATGGCTAATCAACGCCAGGGAACAAGTCAGAGTAAAGAACGTGGTGAAATCACAGGTAGCACCAAAAAGATAAAAAGACAAAAAGGTACAGGTACAGCACGTGCGGGTAGCATCAAGTCTCCTTTATTCCGAGGTGGTGGTACAATTTTTGGCCCACGTCCGCGTAACTACGGTTTTAAGCTGAACAAAAAAGTGAAGCAATTGGCCCGTAAATCAGCATTAACTTACAAAGCAAGCGAAAAGAGCATCGTTGTTATTGAGGACTTCAATTTTGAAGCTCCAAAAACAAAAGAGATGGTAGCATTACAGAGCAATCTGCAAATTGCTGAAAAAAAGGCACTTTTCGTTTTACCAACTGAAAATAATAACATATATTTGTCGTCGCGAAATTTGCAAGACGTATCGGTTGTAACTGCTTCAGAGTTAAGTACTTATCAGATTTTGAATGCAAAGGCGATTGTTCTTTGCGAAGGATCTGTTGCGAAAATTGAAGAAGCATTTAAACTTTAA
- the rplC gene encoding 50S ribosomal protein L3: protein MAGIIGKKIGMTSVFSVEGKNIPCTVIEAGPCVVTQVKTAETDGYEALQLAYGEKKDKHATKAEVGHFKRAGVSPKRKVVEFHNTYQEEFELGQEIDVSIFEEKDYVDIIGVSKGKGFQGVVKRHNFRGVNDATHGQHNRLRAPGSIGASSWPSRVFKGMRMAGRDGGKTITIENLEVVKIIPEKNVLVVKGSVPGAKGSYLIIRKQWN, encoded by the coding sequence ATGGCTGGTATTATTGGAAAAAAAATCGGAATGACATCCGTATTCAGTGTTGAGGGGAAAAATATCCCATGCACTGTGATTGAGGCCGGACCTTGTGTAGTTACACAAGTGAAAACGGCAGAGACCGACGGCTACGAAGCGCTTCAGTTAGCTTATGGCGAGAAAAAGGACAAGCACGCCACTAAAGCTGAAGTTGGCCACTTTAAAAGGGCTGGTGTTTCACCAAAGCGCAAAGTAGTAGAGTTTCATAACACTTATCAGGAAGAGTTTGAATTGGGACAAGAGATTGATGTTAGCATCTTCGAAGAGAAGGACTATGTTGACATTATCGGCGTTTCAAAAGGTAAAGGTTTTCAGGGTGTAGTAAAACGTCACAATTTCCGTGGTGTTAATGATGCTACACACGGTCAGCACAACAGGCTGAGAGCACCTGGGTCTATCGGTGCATCTTCATGGCCTTCACGCGTATTTAAAGGTATGCGTATGGCTGGTAGAGACGGTGGAAAAACAATTACTATCGAAAACCTTGAAGTAGTAAAGATTATTCCTGAGAAGAATGTATTAGTGGTAAAAGGTTCGGTACCTGGAGCCAAAGGTTCATACTTAATTATTAGAAAACAATGGAACTAA
- the rpsJ gene encoding 30S ribosomal protein S10 has translation MSQKIRIKLKSYDHNLVDKSAEKIVKTVKTTGAVVSGPIPLPTHRRVFTVLRSTFVNKKSREQFQLSSYKRLIDIYSSTAKTIDALMKLELPSGVEVEIKV, from the coding sequence ATGAGTCAAAAGATCAGGATTAAGCTTAAATCGTACGATCACAACTTGGTAGACAAGTCGGCTGAGAAAATCGTTAAAACCGTAAAAACTACTGGAGCTGTAGTAAGTGGTCCTATTCCACTTCCTACTCACCGCAGAGTTTTCACTGTTTTACGTTCAACCTTCGTAAATAAAAAATCGAGGGAGCAATTTCAGTTGTCATCTTACAAACGTTTGATCGACATTTACAGCTCAACCGCTAAAACAATCGACGCACTAATGAAGCTGGAGCTTCCAAGTGGCGTTGAAGTAGAAATTAAAGTTTGA
- the fusA gene encoding elongation factor G encodes MAKQDLKYTRNIGIMAHIDAGKTTVTERILFYTGLTHRIGEVHDGAATMDWMEQEQERGITITSAATTTFWKHNDIEHKINIIDTPGHVDFTVEVERSLRILDGTVALFCAVGGVEAQSETVWRQAEKYGVPRIAFVNKMDRQGADFFNVYNDIKEKLGANPVPMQIPIGSEESFEGVIDLVEMKAVRWEDDAAMGTKYVLSEIPAELQEQAEEWKEKLVESVAEVDDAILERYFEDPDSITKDEMMAVIRKATLEGVIIPMMCGSAFKNKGVQRLLDAVCEFLPSPLDKEEITGINPVIDKEVVRHPDADEPLAALAFKIATDPFVGRLAFIRVYSGTLNAGDSVYNSRTGKKERISRLYQMHSNKQNPKDSISAGDICAAVGFKDIRTGDTLGDIKNPIVLESMDFPEPVIGIAIEPKSQKDIDKLGNGLAKLSEEDPTFVVNTDEDSGQTVIRGMGELHLEILVDRLRREFKVECNQGAPQVAYKEAITESVELREVFKKQTGGRGKFADVIVKVEPAEEGKDGLEFIDAVKGGRIPREFIPSVEKGFKDALSNGPLAGFPVDSLKVTLLDGSFHPVDSDQLSFEICARQAFKSAASKAKPALLEPIMKVEVVTPEEYMGDIIADLNRRRGEIASMDSKGNAKVIEAKVPLSEQFGYVTVLRTLSSGRATSSMEFSHYAEVPRGLAEKVLADCNGKVDLLK; translated from the coding sequence ATGGCTAAACAAGATCTGAAATATACCAGGAATATTGGTATTATGGCGCACATCGACGCCGGTAAAACCACTGTAACAGAGCGTATTCTGTTTTATACGGGGTTGACTCACCGTATTGGTGAGGTGCACGATGGTGCTGCTACCATGGACTGGATGGAGCAGGAGCAGGAAAGAGGTATTACCATTACTTCTGCTGCAACTACTACTTTCTGGAAACATAATGACATTGAGCATAAGATCAACATCATTGATACTCCCGGGCACGTTGACTTCACTGTTGAGGTTGAACGTTCGTTGCGTATTCTGGATGGTACCGTTGCTCTTTTCTGCGCCGTTGGTGGTGTAGAGGCACAGTCGGAAACTGTATGGCGTCAGGCTGAAAAGTATGGCGTTCCACGTATTGCATTCGTAAACAAAATGGACCGTCAGGGGGCCGATTTCTTTAACGTATATAACGATATTAAAGAAAAATTAGGTGCTAACCCTGTTCCAATGCAAATTCCTATCGGTTCTGAAGAAAGTTTCGAAGGGGTAATCGACCTGGTAGAAATGAAAGCAGTTCGTTGGGAAGACGATGCAGCAATGGGGACAAAGTACGTACTAAGCGAGATTCCTGCAGAATTGCAAGAGCAAGCTGAAGAGTGGAAAGAAAAGTTGGTTGAATCAGTTGCAGAAGTTGATGACGCAATTTTAGAGCGTTACTTCGAAGATCCTGACTCAATAACTAAAGACGAAATGATGGCTGTTATCCGTAAAGCAACTTTGGAAGGTGTAATCATTCCAATGATGTGTGGATCAGCATTTAAAAATAAAGGTGTTCAGCGTTTGCTGGATGCTGTTTGTGAGTTCTTACCATCACCACTTGATAAAGAGGAAATTACTGGTATTAATCCGGTAATCGATAAAGAAGTGGTGCGTCACCCTGATGCTGATGAGCCTTTGGCAGCATTAGCATTTAAAATTGCGACCGACCCATTCGTAGGTCGTTTGGCATTTATTCGTGTGTACTCAGGTACGCTGAATGCCGGTGATAGTGTATACAACTCGCGTACCGGTAAAAAGGAGCGTATCTCGCGTTTGTACCAGATGCACTCTAACAAGCAAAATCCAAAAGATTCTATTTCAGCAGGAGATATTTGTGCTGCAGTAGGTTTTAAAGATATTCGTACTGGTGATACTTTAGGTGATATTAAAAACCCAATTGTTCTGGAAAGCATGGACTTCCCTGAACCGGTAATTGGTATTGCTATTGAGCCTAAGTCGCAAAAAGACATAGACAAACTAGGAAACGGTTTGGCAAAACTGTCAGAGGAAGATCCTACATTCGTTGTTAATACCGACGAAGATTCAGGTCAGACTGTAATTCGTGGTATGGGTGAGCTTCACCTTGAAATTTTGGTCGACCGTTTACGTCGTGAGTTCAAAGTTGAATGTAACCAGGGTGCACCTCAGGTAGCATACAAAGAAGCTATTACCGAATCTGTTGAATTACGTGAAGTATTCAAAAAGCAGACTGGTGGTCGTGGTAAATTTGCCGATGTTATTGTGAAAGTAGAGCCTGCAGAAGAAGGAAAAGATGGTTTGGAATTTATTGATGCTGTAAAAGGTGGTCGTATTCCACGCGAATTTATCCCTTCTGTTGAAAAAGGTTTTAAAGATGCATTGTCAAATGGTCCATTAGCAGGGTTCCCTGTGGACAGCTTGAAAGTAACACTGCTCGACGGTTCGTTCCACCCTGTGGATTCAGACCAGTTATCGTTCGAGATTTGTGCTCGTCAGGCATTTAAAAGCGCTGCTTCGAAAGCAAAACCTGCGCTTCTTGAGCCAATTATGAAAGTTGAGGTTGTAACTCCAGAGGAGTACATGGGTGATATTATTGCCGACCTTAACCGTCGTCGTGGCGAAATTGCAAGCATGGATAGCAAGGGTAACGCAAAAGTAATCGAAGCTAAAGTTCCTCTGTCAGAACAATTTGGTTACGTAACAGTATTGCGTACACTTTCTTCGGGTCGTGCTACTTCATCAATGGAATTTAGCCATTATGCAGAAGTTCCACGAGGCCTTGCTGAGAAAGTATTGGCAGATTGTAATGGAAAAGTTGATTTATTAAAATAA
- the rpsG gene encoding 30S ribosomal protein S7, protein MRKSKPKKRILLPDPKFNDTLVTRFVNDLMVDGKKSTAYAVFYEAMDMVEKRMKDAEQSPLEVWKKALENITPNVEVKSRRVGGATFQVPMEVRPERKNAISIKNMILFARKRSGRSMADKLSAEIIAAFNEEGGAYKRKEDTHRMAEANRAFAHFRF, encoded by the coding sequence ATGAGAAAGTCGAAACCAAAGAAGAGGATCCTTTTACCGGATCCAAAATTCAACGACACTTTAGTAACCAGGTTTGTTAATGACCTTATGGTTGATGGTAAAAAATCAACAGCATATGCTGTGTTTTATGAAGCCATGGATATGGTAGAGAAACGCATGAAAGATGCTGAACAATCACCTCTTGAAGTTTGGAAAAAAGCATTGGAGAACATTACTCCAAATGTTGAGGTTAAGAGTCGCCGTGTAGGAGGTGCTACTTTTCAGGTTCCAATGGAAGTTCGTCCGGAAAGAAAGAACGCTATCAGTATCAAAAACATGATTTTGTTTGCCCGTAAACGTTCGGGAAGATCTATGGCTGATAAATTATCTGCTGAGATCATCGCTGCTTTCAACGAAGAAGGTGGAGCATACAAGAGAAAAGAAGATACACACAGAATGGCCGAAGCTAACCGTGCATTCGCACACTTCAGATTCTAG
- the rpsL gene encoding 30S ribosomal protein S12, with amino-acid sequence MPTIQQLVRKGRQTKVEKSKSPALDSCPQRRGVCVRVYTTTPKKPNSAMRKVARVRLTNGKEVNAYIPGEGHNLQEHSIVLVRGGRVKDLPGVRYHLIRGALDTAGVEGRLQRRSKYGAKKPKK; translated from the coding sequence ATGCCAACTATTCAACAGTTAGTTAGAAAAGGAAGACAAACTAAAGTTGAGAAGAGTAAATCTCCGGCTTTAGATTCATGCCCACAACGTCGTGGAGTATGTGTTCGTGTTTATACCACTACGCCAAAGAAACCAAACTCGGCAATGCGTAAAGTAGCAAGGGTAAGGTTAACCAATGGTAAAGAGGTGAATGCTTACATTCCTGGTGAGGGCCACAACCTTCAGGAGCACTCAATTGTGCTTGTACGTGGAGGTAGGGTAAAAGACCTTCCGGGTGTACGTTATCACTTAATTCGCGGTGCGCTGGATACTGCGGGTGTTGAAGGACGTTTGCAACGTCGTTCGAAATATGGTGCGAAAAAACCGAAAAAATAA
- a CDS encoding HlyD family efflux transporter periplasmic adaptor subunit, with amino-acid sequence MADDKKIEIRSGEVQEILGGVPSRIVRYGILVFVAIFSLIILFSFIFYYPDILRSNIVVTTENPPATLVARATGKIEQLFVEDKDHVQSGQTIALIENPADYNDVLELEQMISTVQPAFDTLNFTVSQRFNKSLQLGAVQEYYSQFLTRYGELNEFYQRNYYILKEESYKEQLKNARILYDRLWEQKVAIDKEYQIKLRNYERQKKLLAGEVVSSTVLEQAESEMLSKKSELDGIRSTLAEKQIAISELDQKIIENEKEYHDYKIQYESALIEAFNNLKSQASDWFLTYVLRSPIDGVVTFNKFYAENQNITEGDRVLTIVPEDVGEVIGKVELPVRGSGKVKEGLDVNVKFDNYPYMEYGLVRGKVESVSLVPEDSFYMVEVIFPNGLITNYDNELQMQSQLMGQAEIITEDLRLIQRIFNPLKSLWKERIKQ; translated from the coding sequence GTGGCTGATGACAAAAAAATAGAAATTCGTTCCGGTGAAGTACAGGAGATACTTGGCGGAGTTCCGTCGCGCATTGTGCGGTATGGAATTCTTGTGTTTGTAGCTATTTTCTCACTCATCATTCTGTTTAGTTTTATTTTTTATTATCCTGATATTTTACGTTCGAATATTGTGGTTACCACCGAAAATCCGCCGGCGACATTGGTTGCACGGGCAACCGGAAAAATAGAGCAGCTTTTTGTTGAAGACAAAGACCATGTTCAATCCGGACAAACCATTGCCTTAATAGAAAATCCGGCAGATTATAACGATGTGCTCGAGTTGGAGCAGATGATAAGTACTGTTCAGCCGGCTTTTGATACACTAAACTTCACTGTTTCGCAACGTTTTAATAAAAGTCTGCAACTGGGGGCAGTGCAAGAGTATTATTCGCAGTTTTTAACCCGTTACGGCGAGTTAAATGAATTCTATCAACGCAACTATTATATATTGAAAGAGGAGTCGTATAAGGAGCAGTTGAAAAATGCACGGATTCTGTATGACCGCCTTTGGGAGCAGAAAGTGGCCATCGATAAAGAATACCAGATTAAACTGCGTAATTACGAGCGCCAGAAAAAGCTGCTGGCCGGTGAGGTTGTTTCTTCCACTGTTTTGGAGCAAGCTGAATCGGAAATGTTGAGTAAAAAATCGGAACTCGATGGTATTCGCTCAACCTTGGCAGAAAAGCAAATTGCAATCAGTGAGCTGGATCAAAAAATTATTGAAAACGAAAAGGAATATCACGATTATAAAATTCAGTACGAATCGGCATTAATTGAAGCCTTTAATAACCTGAAAAGCCAGGCAAGTGATTGGTTTCTTACTTATGTATTGCGATCGCCAATTGATGGGGTGGTTACTTTTAATAAGTTTTATGCCGAAAATCAAAATATTACCGAGGGCGACCGTGTATTAACCATCGTGCCTGAAGATGTTGGTGAGGTAATTGGTAAGGTAGAGTTGCCTGTTCGAGGATCGGGGAAGGTAAAAGAAGGTCTTGATGTAAATGTGAAATTCGACAATTACCCGTACATGGAATATGGTTTGGTGCGTGGCAAAGTTGAAAGTGTTTCGCTGGTGCCCGAAGATAGCTTTTATATGGTAGAGGTCATTTTTCCTAATGGCTTGATAACCAATTATGATAATGAACTACAAATGCAAAGTCAGTTAATGGGGCAGGCCGAAATTATAACCGAGGATCTTCGGCTTATTCAGCGAATTTTTAATCCATTAAAATCGCTTTGGAAAGAAAGAATAAAGCAATAA
- a CDS encoding four helix bundle protein — protein sequence MPKEYLTLEKISAYQMAFTFSNDIWKAVLAWDYFAKDTVGKQLVRAVDSISANIAEGFGRYSKKDKVRFYRISMGSLEEVADWIKKSKARELISSHDSNEYLQTLDGLRKEIYNLINYTNEKLKY from the coding sequence ATGCCTAAAGAATATCTGACATTGGAGAAGATTAGTGCTTATCAAATGGCATTTACATTTTCAAACGACATATGGAAGGCGGTTTTAGCCTGGGATTATTTTGCGAAAGATACAGTTGGGAAACAATTAGTAAGAGCAGTTGATTCAATTTCTGCGAATATCGCAGAAGGCTTTGGGCGTTATTCAAAAAAGGATAAGGTTCGGTTTTACAGGATTAGCATGGGATCGCTAGAGGAAGTTGCCGACTGGATAAAAAAGTCGAAAGCAAGAGAGCTGATTTCTTCTCATGATAGCAACGAATATCTTCAGACACTTGATGGTCTTAGAAAGGAGATTTACAATTTAATAAACTATACAAACGAGAAGCTGAAGTACTAA
- a CDS encoding peptidase domain-containing ABC transporter has product MSKFPFYQQFDAMDCGPTCLRMVAKYYGKHYTTEFLRENSYITREGVSLLGISDAAEAIGMRSMGVKITFQQLKNEAPLPCIVHWGQEHFVVVYQFKKGKVYVADPEFGRIEYTEKEFCEKWISTVSGGEEKGICLLLQPTPDFYQSEDDKVKRTGFQFVFNYLKPYKKLVIQLILGFFLGSCIQLVLPFLTQSVVDIGINNQDIGFIYLVLIAQLVLFISRMSVEFIRSWILLHISTRINISIISDFLIKLMKLPLGFFDSKMIGDILQRIEDHDRIERFLTAQSIGVLFSVFSLVVFAIVLAIYSWKIFFIFIIGSALYFVWIYVFMKRRRELDFKRFSKLSENQSKLIQIINGMQEIKLNNYEKQKRWEWERVQAGLFKVSVKSLSLQQYQDAGSVFINETKNILIIIISATAVVNGQLTLGMMLAIQYIIGQLNTPLRQLINFMHTAQDAKISLERLAEIHEKKDESEAGKSYVRNLPENKGILVNDLVFQYEGPRSPKVLNNINLEIPEKKTTAIVGTSGSGKTTLIKLLLGFYPPVAGDIKIGGTRLSNYSPQMWRDNCGVVMQDGFIFSDSIAKNIVVNDELVDQERLLNAVKMANIQDYIEALPLSYNTKIGQEGVGLSQGQKQRILIARAIYKSPEYLFFDEATNALDANNEKMIMENMDKFSAGKTVVVVAHRLSTVKNADQIVVLETGEIVERGTHEELIAKQGKYYQLVKNQLELGN; this is encoded by the coding sequence ATGTCAAAGTTCCCGTTTTATCAGCAATTTGATGCAATGGATTGCGGCCCTACCTGCTTGCGTATGGTGGCTAAATATTACGGGAAGCATTACACTACAGAATTTCTTCGCGAAAACTCTTACATCACCCGGGAAGGTGTGTCGTTGCTGGGAATTAGCGATGCTGCCGAAGCGATTGGGATGCGCTCGATGGGGGTGAAGATTACCTTTCAGCAATTAAAGAATGAGGCGCCGCTGCCCTGCATTGTGCATTGGGGGCAGGAGCACTTTGTAGTTGTTTATCAGTTTAAGAAAGGTAAAGTTTATGTTGCCGATCCTGAATTTGGGCGCATTGAGTACACCGAGAAAGAGTTTTGCGAAAAATGGATATCAACAGTTTCTGGAGGTGAAGAAAAAGGGATTTGCCTGCTTTTGCAGCCCACTCCCGATTTTTACCAAAGTGAGGACGACAAAGTAAAACGTACCGGGTTTCAGTTTGTATTTAATTATCTGAAGCCGTACAAGAAGCTCGTTATTCAGTTAATTCTTGGTTTCTTTCTCGGAAGTTGTATTCAGCTGGTATTGCCGTTTTTAACCCAAAGCGTTGTCGATATTGGTATCAATAATCAGGATATTGGTTTTATCTACCTGGTTCTTATTGCACAATTGGTATTATTTATCAGCCGAATGTCGGTTGAGTTTATCCGTTCGTGGATTTTATTGCACATCAGTACACGTATTAATATTTCTATTATTTCTGATTTCCTGATCAAGTTGATGAAATTGCCGCTGGGCTTTTTTGATTCGAAAATGATCGGCGATATTTTGCAGCGTATTGAAGATCATGATCGGATTGAGCGTTTCTTAACCGCGCAATCTATTGGGGTATTATTTTCTGTTTTTAGTCTCGTGGTTTTTGCCATTGTATTGGCCATTTACAGTTGGAAAATATTTTTCATATTTATTATAGGTTCTGCTCTTTACTTTGTGTGGATATATGTATTTATGAAGCGCCGACGCGAGTTGGATTTTAAACGTTTTAGTAAACTCTCCGAAAATCAGAGTAAACTCATCCAGATCATTAACGGGATGCAGGAGATAAAACTGAACAACTACGAAAAACAAAAACGCTGGGAGTGGGAGCGTGTTCAGGCCGGTTTGTTCAAGGTTAGTGTAAAGAGTCTATCGCTTCAGCAATATCAGGATGCCGGTTCGGTATTTATTAATGAAACAAAAAACATTCTTATCATCATCATTTCTGCCACTGCGGTTGTAAATGGCCAATTAACACTTGGTATGATGCTGGCCATACAATATATAATAGGTCAGTTGAATACACCATTGCGCCAGCTCATTAATTTTATGCACACAGCGCAGGATGCCAAGATTAGTTTGGAGCGCCTGGCAGAGATCCATGAGAAAAAAGATGAGAGTGAAGCCGGTAAGTCGTATGTGAGAAATTTACCTGAAAATAAAGGAATATTGGTTAACGACCTGGTTTTTCAGTACGAAGGGCCACGTTCGCCAAAGGTTTTGAATAATATCAATCTTGAAATTCCTGAAAAGAAAACAACAGCCATTGTAGGAACCAGTGGTAGTGGTAAAACCACATTAATAAAATTGTTGCTCGGTTTTTATCCCCCGGTAGCAGGAGATATTAAAATTGGAGGAACGCGATTGTCCAATTATTCGCCGCAAATGTGGCGCGACAACTGTGGCGTGGTCATGCAGGATGGTTTTATCTTTTCCGACAGTATTGCAAAAAATATTGTGGTGAACGATGAGCTTGTTGATCAGGAGCGTTTGTTGAATGCCGTTAAAATGGCCAACATACAAGATTATATTGAAGCATTGCCTTTGAGTTACAATACAAAAATTGGACAGGAAGGTGTAGGGCTGAGTCAGGGGCAGAAGCAACGAATACTGATTGCCCGCGCAATATATAAATCACCGGAGTATCTGTTTTTTGATGAGGCAACCAATGCGCTTGATGCCAATAACGAGAAAATGATCATGGAAAATATGGACAAATTCTCGGCTGGTAAAACTGTGGTTGTGGTGGCGCACCGTTTAAGTACGGTGAAAAATGCCGATCAGATTGTGGTGCTCGAAACAGGTGAAATTGTTGAACGCGGAACACACGAAGAACTGATTGCAAAACAAGGGAAATATTATCAACTGGTGAAGAATCAATTGGAATTGGGGAATTAG